In Lepidochelys kempii isolate rLepKem1 chromosome 10, rLepKem1.hap2, whole genome shotgun sequence, a single window of DNA contains:
- the COPS3 gene encoding COP9 signalosome complex subunit 3 isoform X2 produces the protein MQMNTNQLTSIHADLCQLCLLAKCFKPALPYLDVDMMDICKENGAYDAKHFLCYYYYGGMIYTGLKNFERALYFYEQAITTPAMAVSHIMLESYKKYILVSLILLGKVQQLPKYTSQIVGRFIKPLSNAYHELAQVYSTNKPSELRNLVNKHSETFTRDNNMGLVKQCLSSLYKKNIQRLTKTFLTLSLQDMASRVQLSGPQEAEKYVLHMIEDGEIFASINQKDGMVCFHDNPEKYNNPAMLHNIDQEMLKCIELDERLKAMDQEITVNPQFVQKSMGSQEDDSGNKPSSYS, from the exons ATGCAGATGAACACAAACCAGCTGACCTCAATACATGCTGATCTCTGCCAG CTCTGTTTGTTAGCAAAATGCTTTAAACCTGCCCTCCCATATCTAGACGTGGACATGATGGATATTTGTAAAGAGAATGGGGCATATGATGCGAAGCATTTTTTATGTTACTACTACTATGGTGGGATGATATACACTGGGCTAAAGAACTTCGAAAGAGCGCTCTACTTTTACGAACAG GCAATAACTACTCCAGCCATGGCAGTCAGTCATATTATGTTGGAATCGTATAAAAAGTACATTCTAGTTTCTTTGATACTACTTGGCAAAGTTCAACAGCTACCAAAGTACACCTCTCAGATAGTGGGTAGATTCATTAAG CCCCTTAGTAATGCGTACCATGAATTAGCACAAGTTTATTCAACCAATAAACCATCGGAGCTCCGAAACTTGGTCAACAAACATAGTGAAACATTCACCAGAGATAACAATATGGGGCTGGTTAAGCAGTGCTTGTCATCTCTTTATAAAAAGAATATACAGAGGTTAACCAAG ACATTTTTAACCCTGTCATTACAAGATATGGCAAGTAGAGTGCAGCTATCGGGGCCCCAGGAAGCAGAAAAATATGTCCTTCACATG ATAGAAGACGGTGAAATCTTTGCAAGTATTAATCAGAAAGATGGTATGGTCTGTTTCCATGATAATCCTGAAAAATATAACAATCCGGCTATGCTTCATAACATTGATCAGGAG ATGCTGAAGTGTATAGAGCTTGACGAACGACTGAAAGCCATGGATCAAGAGATCACTGTGAACCCTCAGTTTGTGCAGAAG AGTATGGGCTCTCAAGAAGATGATTCAGGAAACAAACCTTCAAGTTATTCTTGA
- the COPS3 gene encoding COP9 signalosome complex subunit 3 isoform X1, whose amino-acid sequence MASALEQFVNSVRQLSAQGQMTQLCELINKSGELLAKNLSHLDTVLGALDVQEHSLGVLAVLFVKFSMPSVPDFETLFSQVQLFISTCNGEHIRYATDTFAGLCHQLTNALVERKQPLRGIGILRQAIDKMQMNTNQLTSIHADLCQLCLLAKCFKPALPYLDVDMMDICKENGAYDAKHFLCYYYYGGMIYTGLKNFERALYFYEQAITTPAMAVSHIMLESYKKYILVSLILLGKVQQLPKYTSQIVGRFIKPLSNAYHELAQVYSTNKPSELRNLVNKHSETFTRDNNMGLVKQCLSSLYKKNIQRLTKTFLTLSLQDMASRVQLSGPQEAEKYVLHMIEDGEIFASINQKDGMVCFHDNPEKYNNPAMLHNIDQEMLKCIELDERLKAMDQEITVNPQFVQKSMGSQEDDSGNKPSSYS is encoded by the exons ATGGCGTCCGCCCTGGAGCAGTTCGTCAACAGCGTCCGGCAGCTCTCGGCCCAAG GGCAAATGACCCAGCTTTGTGAATTGATCAATAAAAGCGGGGAACTACTAGCAAAAAATCTCTCCCATCTGGATACAGTGCTTGGTGCCCTGGATGTGCAAGAACACTCCTTAGGGGTTCTTGCTGTTTT gTTTGTGAAGTTTTCTATGCCAAGTGTCCCTGATTTCGAAACATTATTCTCGCAGGTCCAGCTTTTTATCAGCACTTGTAATGGGGAGCACATTAGATATGCAACAGACACTT TTGCTGGCCTCTGCCACCAGTTAACAAATGCCCTTGTGGAAAGAAAACAG CCCCTGCGAGGAATTGGCATTCTCAGACAAGCCATAGACAAGATGCAGATGAACACAAACCAGCTGACCTCAATACATGCTGATCTCTGCCAG CTCTGTTTGTTAGCAAAATGCTTTAAACCTGCCCTCCCATATCTAGACGTGGACATGATGGATATTTGTAAAGAGAATGGGGCATATGATGCGAAGCATTTTTTATGTTACTACTACTATGGTGGGATGATATACACTGGGCTAAAGAACTTCGAAAGAGCGCTCTACTTTTACGAACAG GCAATAACTACTCCAGCCATGGCAGTCAGTCATATTATGTTGGAATCGTATAAAAAGTACATTCTAGTTTCTTTGATACTACTTGGCAAAGTTCAACAGCTACCAAAGTACACCTCTCAGATAGTGGGTAGATTCATTAAG CCCCTTAGTAATGCGTACCATGAATTAGCACAAGTTTATTCAACCAATAAACCATCGGAGCTCCGAAACTTGGTCAACAAACATAGTGAAACATTCACCAGAGATAACAATATGGGGCTGGTTAAGCAGTGCTTGTCATCTCTTTATAAAAAGAATATACAGAGGTTAACCAAG ACATTTTTAACCCTGTCATTACAAGATATGGCAAGTAGAGTGCAGCTATCGGGGCCCCAGGAAGCAGAAAAATATGTCCTTCACATG ATAGAAGACGGTGAAATCTTTGCAAGTATTAATCAGAAAGATGGTATGGTCTGTTTCCATGATAATCCTGAAAAATATAACAATCCGGCTATGCTTCATAACATTGATCAGGAG ATGCTGAAGTGTATAGAGCTTGACGAACGACTGAAAGCCATGGATCAAGAGATCACTGTGAACCCTCAGTTTGTGCAGAAG AGTATGGGCTCTCAAGAAGATGATTCAGGAAACAAACCTTCAAGTTATTCTTGA
- the NT5M gene encoding 5'(3')-deoxyribonucleotidase, mitochondrial, with amino-acid sequence MAALSRFLHPHTRRGAPFTALGLGRAPLSGARSCSARGRRLRVLVDMDGVLADFEGGFLKKFRARYPEKPYIALEDRRGFWVSEQYGQLRPELSEKAISIWESKNFFIELDPIPGAVEAVKQMAKLENTDVFICTSPIKKYRYCAYEKYAWVEKHFGQEFLEQIVLTRDKTVISGDLLIDDRSDITGAELNPSWEHVLFTACHNKHLQLQPPSRRLHSWAENWRAILDSKRPLHSWAI; translated from the exons ATGGCTGCACTGAGCCGCTTTCTGCACCCACACACCCGGCGCGGCGCCCCCTTCACagcgctggggctgggcagggctcccCTCTCCGGAGCCAGGTCGTGCAGCGCCAGGGGCAGGCGCCTGCGCGTCTTGGTGGACATGGATGGGGTGCTGGCGGACTTTGAAGGAGGATTCTTAAAGAAGTTCAGGGCCAGGTACCCAGAGAAGCCGTACATTGCCCTGGAGGATCGCAGGGGCTTCTGGGTGTCGGAGCAGTATGGCCAGCTGAGACCTGAGCTGAGT GAGAAAGCAATCAGCATATGGGAGTCAAAGAATTTCTTCATTGAGCTGGATCCAATCCCAGGGGCTGTGGAAGCCGTGAAGCAAATGGCCAAGTTGGAAAA CACTGATGTGTTCATCTGCACAAGCCCGATCAAGAAGTACCGCTACTGTGCTTATGAGAAG TACGCTTGGGTGGAGAAGCATTTTGGCCAAGAATTTCTGGAGCAGATCGTCCTAACGCGAGATAAAACTGTGATCTCTGGCGATCTGCTTATAGATGATAGATCAGATATTACAG GAGCCGAGCTGAACCCCAGCTGGGAGCACGTTCTCTTCACAGCCTGTCACAATAAGcacctgcagctgcagccccccagcaggAGGCTCCACTCGTGGGCCGAGAACTGGAGGGCGATCCTGGACAGCAAGCGGCCACTGCACAGCTGGGCCATTTAA